GAAGAAGACGGCGTCGTTACCGGTACCGTCATCGAGGTTGTCAAGGGTGGTCTTATCCTCGACATCGGGCTGCGCGGCTTCCTGCCGGCATCCCTCGTGGAGATGCGTCGTGTCCGCGACCTGGCTCCGTACATCGGCCAGCAGATCGAAGCCAAGATCATCGAGCTGGACAAGAACCGCAACAACGTTGTTCTGTCCCGCCGCGCATGGCTCGAGCAGACCCAGTCCGAGGTTCGCTCCACGTTCCTCAACAAGCTGGAAAAGGGCCAGGTTCGTCCGGGCGTTGTTTCCTCCATCGTCAACTTCGGTGCATTCGTGGACCTGGGCGGCGTCGACGGCCTGGTTCACGTCTCCGAGCTGTCCTGGAAGCACATCGACCACCCCTCCGAGGTTGTCGAAGTTGGCCAGGAAGTCACCGTTGAGGTTCTGGAAGTTGACCTCGACCGCGAGCGTGTCTCCCTGTCGCTGAAGGCTACGCAGGAAGATCCGTGGCAGACCTTCGCCCGCACCCACGCCCTCGGCCAGGTTGTTCCGGGTAAGGTCACCAAGCTGGTTCCGTTCGGTGCGTTCGTCCGCGTCGAAGACGGCATCGAAGGCCTGGTCCACATCTCCGAGCTGGCAGTGCGCCACGTGGAGCTCGCCGAGCAGGTTGTCTCCGTTGGTGACGAACTGTTCGTCAAGGTCATCGACATCGACCTTGAGCGCCGCCGCATCTCGCTGTCCCTCAAGCAGGCCAACGAGGGCGTCGACCCCGAGGGCACCGAGTTCGATCCGGCTCTGTACGGTATGGCTGCAGAGTACGACGAAGCCGGCAACTACAAGTACCCGGAGGGCTTCGACCCCGAGTCCAACGAATGGCTCGAAGGCTACGAGACCCAGCGTGCCGCTTGGGAGCAGCAGTACGCTGACGCCCAGGCCCGTTGGGAAGCCCACAAGAAGCAGGTCGCCCAGCACAACTCCGAGGACATCGCTGCTGCATCGGAATCCCACGATTCCGGCACCACCAGCTACTCCTCCGAGCCGGCCGTTGCCGAGACGGGTGCCGGCACGCTGGCTTCCGACGAAGCCCTGGCTGCACTGCGCGAGAAGCTCACGGGCAACTAATTCCGGCCAGGCCGCTTCGGTGAGCCGGATGCAGTAAACCAGAAGCGGGCCCCCACGAAAGTGGGGGCCCGCTTCTGTATGTATGCCGTTCCGTTGGCGCTAGGCAGATTCCCGGACCACAAGGGACGTGGGCAGCCGCGTGACGCGTTCCGCCGGACGCCCTTCGATCAGGTCCACCAGGATCTCGGCCATCTTCTCGCCCAGCAGCGAGATCGGGTGGTGGATGGTGGTCAGCGCCGGGGCCACGCTGGTGGCGTAGTAGTCATCATCAAATCCGACGACGGCGACGTCGTCGGGGATCCGCAGCCCGCGTTCCTTGAGCACCGTATAAGCACCGGCTGCCATCTGGTCATTGGCGGCGAAGACGCCGTCCACGGGCTGCCCGCGGTCCAGCAGCCGGCGCATGGCGGCGGCCCCCGAGGCCACGGTAAAGTCGCCGGCTTCCACCAGGAGGTCGCTGAGGCCGGCACGCTGCACTGCAGTACGCCAGCCCGCCAGCCGGTCCACGCCCGGATGCATGTCCTGCGGGCCGGCAATGGTTGCAATACTGCGCCTGCCGGCACTAATCAGCCGCTTGGTGGCCGTCGCCGCCCCTTCCTCGTTGTCCACCTCGACGAAGTAGGCCTCAGCGGAGTCCAGCAGGGGACGGCCCGCGAAGACCAGCGGCAGGGAGCCGTTCAAATGCGTCCAGGAATGATCCCCGGTGTGGTGTGACACCACCAGGACCCCGTCCACGTTTCCGCCCAGCAGGTACCGCCGGGTTTTCTCCGGATTGGACTCAGAGGACGTCACCATGTTGAGCATGTACTCGGTGGTGTTCAGGTAACGTGCAACGCCTTCCACCACGGCCGCGAAGAAGGGATCCGCGAAGACCTTGGAGGTGGACTCCGGGACCAGCAGGGTCACAGTGTAGGTGCGTCGGCTGGCGAGGGTCCTGGCAGCACGGTTCGGCACATAGTTCAGCACCTTCACTGCCTGCTCCACCGACGTGACGAGGTGCGGGTCAACGGAGGATGAACCGTTGACCACGCGTGACACCGTGGCACGGGAGACTCCGGCCAGGGCCGCGACCATTTCGAGGGTCGGGGCGGAACGGACCTGGCCGGACTCAGCTTTCACTTATATCTCCCTGCGCCTTGGGCCGGGGTGCCCGGCTGATGCCAGCTTACGGGACCTCACACGGCTGTCGCTGCCCCTGCGGCGCTCCGGGTCCCGGCGATGAGGCCGCGGTAGGCATGTCCGCTGTCCTTCACCGTCCGCTCCTGCGTGTCGTAATCCACCCGGACAATGCCGAAGCGTTTGCTGTAGCCCCAGGACCACTCGAAATTATCCAGCAGGGACCACACGAAGTAGCCGCGCACATCGGCACCGGCGGAGATGGCCTCTCCCACGGCGCGGATGTGGTCGAGGATGAAGCGCGTGCGCTCAGCATCCGGGACGCTGCCGTCTTCGGCAACCTCGTCCTCGTACGCTGCACCGTTCTCGGTGATGTAAAGCGGAGGCAGGTCCGGGTACTCCTCGCCCAGCCGCAGGAGCAGCTTGCGCAGCCCGTCCGGGTTCACCTCCCAGTCCATCCCCGTGCGCGGCAGGCCGCGGCTGGGGAAGGTGATGTGTTCGGCCCCAACCCACGGAGACGCCGTCGGCCGTCCTGCACCCCCGCCGTGCCCGTCGGAGCCGCTGGTATCCGGGTGTCCGCTGATTTGGTCATCGTGGTAGTGGTTCACGCCCAGGAAGTCGATGCGGGCGCCAATGGTTTCCATGTCGCCGGGCTGGATGACCTCTTGGAGGCCATAAGGCGCCAGGTCGCGGAGGGAATCCTCCGGATATGATCCGCGCAGGATGGGATCCAGGAAAATCCGGTTCTGCAGGGAGTCGAACTGGCGCGCGGCCTCGAGGTCTATGGGGTCCGCCGGGTCACGGGGGATGGAGTTGCTCAGGTTCAGGGTGATGCCGATCTGCTCCGCGCCCAGGCGGCGGAGTTCGTTCACCGCCATGCCGTGGGCCAAGTGCTGGTGGTGGACGGCGGCAACCGCTGCACGCGGCTCCTGCCGGCCGGGAGCGTGCGCCCCGGACCCGTAACCGAGCAGCGACGAGCAGAACGGTTCATTAAACGTTGTCCAGTGCTCCACCCGGTCGCCCAGCGCGGAGTAGACATCCTGTGCATACTCCACGAACCGGTATGCGGTGTCGCGGTTGGTCCACCCGCCGGCCTCCTCCAGGGCCTGGGGGAGGTCCCAGTGGTAGAGGGTGAGCCAGGGAAGGATCCCGGCTTCCAAGAGTTCGTCCACCAGACGAGAGTAGAAATCCAGCCCCTTGCGGTTGAGGTCCCCGCCGCCCGGCCGAACCCTCGCCCAGCTGGTGGAAAACCGGTAGGAGTCCAGTCCCAGGTCCTTCATCAGGGCCACGTCCTGCGGCATCCGGTGGTAGTGGTCCACGGCAACTGCCGGGGTGTCTCCGTTGCGTACGTTGCCGGGTACTGCGGCAAAGGCGTCCCAAATGGAGTCTTCCTTGCCGTCCTCCCGCGCTGCGCCTTCAACCTGTGCGGCCGCGGTGGCGGATCCCCAGATGAAGCCGGCCGGGAAGTTGTTCCATTCCGGGGTGTTGTTAGTCATTAACCCTTCACTGCTCCCTGCATAATTCCGGATATAAGTTGTTTGCCTGCCAGCACAAAGAGGATGAGCAGGGGGATGGTGGACAGTACAGCGCCGCTGAGGACTACCGAGTAGTCCACGTACCGTGAGGACTGCAGCTGGCTGAGCGCGGTTTGGAGCGTGGGATTGCTTGCATCCAGGACCAGCAGCGGCCACAGGAAGTCGGTCCACGCGGACATAAACGTAAAAAGGCTGAGGATTGCCATGGCCGGACGGGCCGCGGGCAGCGCGACGTGCCAGAACGTCCTGATCATGTTGGCCCCGTCCATACGGGCGGATTCGATGAGTTCGTCGGGAATGACGTCCACGAGATATTGGCGCATAAAGAATACGCCGAAGGCCGTTACCAGCGTCGGCACGATTACGGCGCCGATTTCACCGGTCCAGCCGAGCTCCCGCATCACCATGAACAACGGGATGATGCCAAGCTGGGTGGGAATGGCCATGGTGGCCACAACCGCCACCATCAGTACACCGTTGCCGCGGAAGCGCAGCTTGGCAAACGCGTAGCCCGCCAGCGTGGAGAAGATGACCACGGAAACGGTGATGATGCTGGAAATCAGGATGCTGTTCCACAATGCCGTCCAAAACGGGATGGTGTCCAGCACCTCGCCCACGTTCGCCCAGAAGTTACCGCCCGGCAGCAGCGGCGGGTACGTCAGGCCCAGCGCCTCGTTGGAGCGGCTGCCTACTACTGCAGACCACCACAGGGGATAGGCCGAGCCGACGAAGAAGGCCAGCAGCAGGCCGTACGTCAGGAAACCGGGGCGGAGCCCATTCCCGAGGATCCTGTTCCGCAGGGCCTGCTTCCTCCTGGGAGGGACGCTTCCGCGCCCCGGGGCGGGGGCTTTGCGTTCAATGACACTCACTTGTTCTTCCCTTTCAGTGCCGCACGACGGCGGGACCGCCGGCTGTCCGAGGAGGCTATGCGCCTGGACAGGGCCAGGTTGACGACTCCGAAAACGACAATCAGGAGGAACAGGAGCCAGGCAATGGCCGAGGCCCTTCCGAAGTCCTGGCGCTGGAAAGCCATCTCCCAGAGGTACAGCACAGTTGTCTGGAACTGCCGTTGGGCGCCGCCGGCGTACGTCGGATCCAGCAGGCGCGGCTCCGTGAAGATCTGCAGCCCGCCGATGGTGGAGGTGATCACCACGAAGATCATGGTGGGCCGGATGCTGGGCAGCGTAATGCTGAAGAACCGGCGGACGGCGCCCGCACCGTCCAAGGCTGCGGATTCGTAGATTTCGCGCGGTACCGACTGCATGGCGGCCAGCAGGA
This Arthrobacter sp. zg-Y20 DNA region includes the following protein-coding sequences:
- the rpsA gene encoding 30S ribosomal protein S1; translation: MTITTNEKSGTPQVAINDIGTAEDFLAAIDATIKYFNDGDLVEGTVVKVDRDEVLLDIGYKTEGVIPSRELSIKHDVDPGDVVSVGDQVEALVLTKEDKEGRLILSKKRAQYERAWGDIEKVKEEDGVVTGTVIEVVKGGLILDIGLRGFLPASLVEMRRVRDLAPYIGQQIEAKIIELDKNRNNVVLSRRAWLEQTQSEVRSTFLNKLEKGQVRPGVVSSIVNFGAFVDLGGVDGLVHVSELSWKHIDHPSEVVEVGQEVTVEVLEVDLDRERVSLSLKATQEDPWQTFARTHALGQVVPGKVTKLVPFGAFVRVEDGIEGLVHISELAVRHVELAEQVVSVGDELFVKVIDIDLERRRISLSLKQANEGVDPEGTEFDPALYGMAAEYDEAGNYKYPEGFDPESNEWLEGYETQRAAWEQQYADAQARWEAHKKQVAQHNSEDIAAASESHDSGTTSYSSEPAVAETGAGTLASDEALAALREKLTGN
- a CDS encoding LacI family DNA-binding transcriptional regulator, whose translation is MVAALAGVSRATVSRVVNGSSSVDPHLVTSVEQAVKVLNYVPNRAARTLASRRTYTVTLLVPESTSKVFADPFFAAVVEGVARYLNTTEYMLNMVTSSESNPEKTRRYLLGGNVDGVLVVSHHTGDHSWTHLNGSLPLVFAGRPLLDSAEAYFVEVDNEEGAATATKRLISAGRRSIATIAGPQDMHPGVDRLAGWRTAVQRAGLSDLLVEAGDFTVASGAAAMRRLLDRGQPVDGVFAANDQMAAGAYTVLKERGLRIPDDVAVVGFDDDYYATSVAPALTTIHHPISLLGEKMAEILVDLIEGRPAERVTRLPTSLVVRESA
- a CDS encoding GH1 family beta-glucosidase, with the protein product MTNNTPEWNNFPAGFIWGSATAAAQVEGAAREDGKEDSIWDAFAAVPGNVRNGDTPAVAVDHYHRMPQDVALMKDLGLDSYRFSTSWARVRPGGGDLNRKGLDFYSRLVDELLEAGILPWLTLYHWDLPQALEEAGGWTNRDTAYRFVEYAQDVYSALGDRVEHWTTFNEPFCSSLLGYGSGAHAPGRQEPRAAVAAVHHQHLAHGMAVNELRRLGAEQIGITLNLSNSIPRDPADPIDLEAARQFDSLQNRIFLDPILRGSYPEDSLRDLAPYGLQEVIQPGDMETIGARIDFLGVNHYHDDQISGHPDTSGSDGHGGGAGRPTASPWVGAEHITFPSRGLPRTGMDWEVNPDGLRKLLLRLGEEYPDLPPLYITENGAAYEDEVAEDGSVPDAERTRFILDHIRAVGEAISAGADVRGYFVWSLLDNFEWSWGYSKRFGIVRVDYDTQERTVKDSGHAYRGLIAGTRSAAGAATAV
- a CDS encoding carbohydrate ABC transporter permease produces the protein MSVIERKAPAPGRGSVPPRRKQALRNRILGNGLRPGFLTYGLLLAFFVGSAYPLWWSAVVGSRSNEALGLTYPPLLPGGNFWANVGEVLDTIPFWTALWNSILISSIITVSVVIFSTLAGYAFAKLRFRGNGVLMVAVVATMAIPTQLGIIPLFMVMRELGWTGEIGAVIVPTLVTAFGVFFMRQYLVDVIPDELIESARMDGANMIRTFWHVALPAARPAMAILSLFTFMSAWTDFLWPLLVLDASNPTLQTALSQLQSSRYVDYSVVLSGAVLSTIPLLILFVLAGKQLISGIMQGAVKG